A genome region from Festucalex cinctus isolate MCC-2025b chromosome 17, RoL_Fcin_1.0, whole genome shotgun sequence includes the following:
- the LOC144005169 gene encoding ubiquitin carboxyl-terminal hydrolase 31-like: MSKVVTNKEKKSFSKKLFRRSSVRSVGSFMNRVLRTLSTLSHFSTDEQARDDKDDASLIATTTGGSLQSDDSDCGGFPFGDKVPGVAGLKNHGNTCFMNAILQCLSNTELFAEYLALEQFRGESGGGGGGSEAGSGADTKASKSNGVLVQKKSSQQKQEDSGEVTEQLSGLVRALWTFEYTPQHSRDFKNVVSKSALQFKGNSQHDAQEFLLWLLDRVHEDLNNIIHPDVRPPRTPPVENENAPGGSPLPAPPGSFVQELFQAQYRSSLTCPHCQKQSNTFDPFLCISLPIPVPHTRPLYVTVVYQGKCSHCMRVGVAVPLSGTVSRLRQAVAQETKIPAQQIVLTEMYYDGFHRSFCDDDDDLEIIQESDSIFAFETPELFRPDQIRSKRGGSPHANLNQNNLKYSTDNNRLSPQIQEPATPPLSPNKNTGQDEKVVLLVCNRACAGQQGRRFGNPFILYLERTVTWDVLQKEILEKMRHLLRPGAVVQVGPFTLRVVGVVGITYLLPQEEQPLCHPSVERAYKSCGPGGPPHVKIVVEWDKETKDYLFKRTEDEYIPDAESVRHVKELHLQPQSCSLAQCFQLYTKEEQLAPDDAWRCPHCKQLQQGSIKLSLWTLPDILILHLKRFRQDGDRRMKMQNMVKFPLTGMDMAPHMVKRSQSSWSLPSHWSPWRRPYGLGRDPEDYLYDLYAVCNHHGTMQGGHYTAQCKNSIDGQWYCFDDSDVHPISEEDVCKQTAYILFYQRRATIPSWSANSSVGGSTSSSLCEHWISRLMGSRPPSQASSGSSRRTSLASLSESAEFAGERSEDDGLSSRPVVRGMQRQTFSSRASIASPLVLSENGQKPSWSHSAKLQLRSNSPSRFSLESHSSSPTLEMIGEVVDTNLSTSCFNGSPKIGGKSAIAALDHNLGTKRLIEQLHHKAASQAEPRNSAQAGDNNNLVSGAEQISPRHGATAKEQKQRNMVADGSGGKRTSAKTGVESERSPKKRPAASSTSSSSLSPASPAVVKSPARAQAKGAASTPKDKTDGPPRASKAASSRTATPSKRGSSQTQEGLHPDSALQRRSASPGSSHPQRRTAPKGGGDRSSASGRTKGADRSASRDSSRTNAVSEKKITNGVPPSRSAGSRAEGRPGRALENRTVARSSSSSSSMTSLRSSSVVPPSAALPSKTPRRNSKTEDKALSFFKTALRPKDTRKSTDGGKVTAADPKAVLEDGGGDAARETGKKPQNATPEAAAAKDKDSSKHSLLPSARSKLSETTNQASSAKEPSKKEPVKKTMPSRKIPINSTQSSQRSK, translated from the exons ATGTCCAAAGTGGTCACTAACAAGGAGAAGAAATCCTTCAGCAAGAAGCTGTTCCGGAGGAGCTCCGTCCGCTCGGTGGGCAGCTTCATGAACAGAGTCCTCCGGACTCTCTCCACTTTGTCCCATTTCAGCACGGACGAGCAGGCCCGCGACGACAAGGACGACGCCTCGTTGATCGCCACCACCACCGGCGGCTCGCTCCAGTCGGACGACAGCGACTGCGGCGGGTTCCCCTTCGGCGACAAGGTGCCAGGCGTGGCCGGGCTCAAGAACCACGGCAACACCTGCTTCATGAACGCCATCCTGCAGTGCCTGAGCAACACCGAGCTCTTCGCAGAGTACCTGGCCCTGGAGCAGTTCCGGGGCGAAAGTGGTGGCGGAGGTGGAGGATCCGAGGCCGGCAGCGGTGCTGATACCAAGGCGAGTAAGTCCAACGGGGTTCTGGTGCAGAAGAAGTCCAGCCAGCAAAAGCAGGAGGACTCCGGGGAGGTGACGGAGCAGCTGTCCGGCCTGGTTCGAGCTCTGTGGACTTTCGAGTACACGCCCCAACACAGCAGAGATTTCAAG AACGTGGTGTCAAAGAGCGCCCTTCAGTTCAAGGGCAACTCCCAACACGACGCCCAGGAATTCCTGCTGTGGCTGCTGGATCGAGTTCACGAAGACCTCAACAACATCATCCATCCCGACGTCAGGCCCCCCAGGACG CCTCCAGTAGAGAACGAAAACGCCCCTGGAGGATCTCCACTCCCGGCGCCGCCTGGCTCTTTCGTGCAAGAGCTTTTCCAGGCACAATACAG ATCCTCCCTGACGTGTCCTCACTGCCAGAAACAGAGCAACACCTTTGATCCTTTTCTCTGCATCTCACTGCCAATCCCCGTACCTCACACGCG GCCCTTGTACGTGACTGTAGTGTACCAGGGCAAATGCTCGCACTGTATGAGGGTCGGGGTGGCCGTGCCTCTGTCCGGCACGGTGTCCAGGCTCAGGCAAGCCGTGGCGCAGGAGACCAAAATCCCTGCTCAACAG ATCGTCCTCACCGAGATGTACTACGACGGCTTCCACCGCTCCTTctgcgacgacgacgacgacctgGAGATCATTCAGGAGAGCGACTCCATCTTCGCCTTCGAGACGCCCGAGCTCTTCAGGCCCGACCAGATCCGCTCCAAGCGAGGCG GGAGTCCACACGCCAATCTCAACCAGAACAACTTGAAGTACAGCACGGACAACAATCGGTTATCCCCACAAATCCAGGAGCCCGCAACGCCGCCTCTCAGCCCCAATAAGAACACGGGACAGGACGAGAAGGTGGTGCTGCTGGTGTGCAATCGGGCCTGCGCTGGTCAGCAAGGACGCAG GTTTGGAAATCCTTTTATCCTCTACCTGGAGCGTACAGTCACATGGGATGTACTCCAAAAGGAAATTCTGGAGAAGATGCGTCATCTTTTGCGCCCTGGAGCCGTAGTGCAG GTTGGTCCTTTCACGTTACGTGTGGTGGGGGTGGTTGGGATCACGTATCTGCTGCCTCAGGAGGAGCAACCACTCTGTCATCCTTCTGTGGAGAG AGCGTACAAGTCTTGCGGTCCCGGGGGGCCGCCTCATGTCAAAATTGTTGTGGAATGGGACAAAGAGACGAAAGACTA TCTGTTTAAAAGAACAGAGGACGAATACATCCCCGATGCGGAAAGTGTACGACATGTGAAGGAGTTGCACCTCCAGCCTCAGAGCTGCTCACTGGCTCAGTGCTTTCAGCTCTACACCAAAGAGGAGCAG CTTGCTCCTGATGACGCCTGGCGATGTCCACACTGCAAGCAGCTTCAGCAGGGCAGCATCAAGCTGAGTTTGTGGACGTTGCCCGACATCCTCATTCTTCACCTCAAACGCTTTCGACAG GATGGCGATCGGCGCATGAAAATGCAGAACATGGTCAAGTTCCCGCTGACGGGCATGGACATGGCGCCGCACATGGTGAAGAGGAGCCAGAGCAGCTGGAGTCTCCCCTCGCACTGGTCGCCGTGGAGACGGCCTTACGGCTTGGGTCGGGATCCCGAGGATTACCTTTACGATCTGTACGCCGTGTGCAACCATCACGGGACCATGCAGGGAGGACATTACACAG CTCAGTGTAAGAACTCCATTGACGGGCAGTGGTATTGCTTTGATGATAGCGACGTTCATCCGATATCAGAAGAGGACGTCTGCAAGCAGACggcttacattttgttttatcaaCGGCGTGCCACCATTCCGTCTTGGTCTGCCAACAGTTCTGTGGGTG GGTCTACAAGTTCCTCCCTGTGCGAGCACTGGATCAGCCGCCTGATGGGAAGCCGTCCGCCGAGCCAAGCCTCATCCGGTTCCTCGAGACGAACATCGCTGGCCTCCTTGTCAGAGTCGGCGGAGTTCGCCGGTGAGCGGAGCGAGGATGACG GTTTATCGAGCCGACCCGTGGTGAGAGGCATGCAAAGGCAGACCTTCTCCTCGAGAGCGTCCATCGCCAGTCCGCTCGTTCTCAGCGAGAACGGCCAGAAGCCTTCCTGGTCCCACTCGGCCAAACTGCAACTCCGTTCTAACTCCCCCTCACGCTTCTCCCTGGAATCGCACTCCTCTTCCCCGACGCTGGAAATGATAGGGGAGGTGGTCGATACCAATCTGTCGACGTCCTGCTTCAACGGTTCGCCGAAGATCGGAGGTAAGTCCGCCATCGCGGCGTTGGATCATAATCTCGGAACTAAGAGGCTGATAGAACAGCTGCACCACAAAGCTGCGTCACAGGCCGAGCCGAGGAACTCCGCGCAGGCCGGGGATAACAACAATCTAGTCAGTGGCGCTGAACAAATCAGTCCTCGACACGGGGCGACTGCAAAGGAGCAGAAACAAAGAAATATGGTGGCAGACGGTTCAGGTGGCAAAAGGACCTCAGCGAAAACCGGAGTTGAGAGCGAGAGGAGTCCCAAGAAGCGTCCCGCCGCCTCCTCGACGTCATCCAGCTCCTTGTCTCCCGCGTCCCCGGCTGTCGTTAAGTCACCGGCTCGAGCGCAGGCTAAGGGTGCCGCATCGACTCCGAAGGACAAAACGGACGGACCGCCCCGAGCCAGCAAAGCCGCATCCTCGAGAACGGCGACGCCTTCCAAAAGGGGCTCGTCCCAAACCCAGGAGGGCTTGCATCCTGACTCTGCGCTACAGAGGCGGAGCGCTTCACCGGGAAGTTCGCACCCTCAGAGAAGGACGGCTCCCAAAGGAGGCGGCGATAGGAGCTCGGCTTCGGGGAGGACTAAAGGAGCCGATAGGAGCGCCAGCCGGGATTCTTCACGGACCAACGCGGTGTCAGAAAAGAAGATTACCAACGGAGTCCCCCCGTCCAGATCCGCCGGCAGTCGAGCTGAGGGCAGACCCGGTCGAGCCTTGGAGAACAGGACGGTCGCCCGAAGCTCAAGCAGCAGCTCCTCCATGACCAGTCTGCGATCCTCCAGCGTCGTCCCGCCGTCTGCCGCCCTGCCCTCAAAAACCCCTCGAAGGAACAGTAAGACTGAAGACAAAGCTTTGTCCTTCTTCAAAACTGCCCTGAGGCCCAAAGACACCCGCAAGTCAACGGATGGCGGAAAAGTGACGGCCGCCGATCCCAAAGCGGTTCTGGAAGACGGCGGCGGAGACGCGGCGAGAGAAACCGGCAAGAAACCCCAGAACGCGACTCCCGAAGCCGCCGCAGCTAAGGACAAAGACTCGTCCAAACATTCACTGCTGCCCTCCGCTAGGTCCAAACTCTCAGAAACCACCAACCAGGCTTCGTCTGCGAAAGAACCGTCCAAGAAAGAACCTGTGAAAAAGACCATGCCATCCAGGAAAATCCCCATCAACTCCACACAATCAAGCCAGAGGTCCAAATGA